One window of Nitrospira sp. genomic DNA carries:
- the tuf gene encoding elongation factor Tu (EF-Tu; promotes GTP-dependent binding of aminoacyl-tRNA to the A-site of ribosomes during protein biosynthesis; when the tRNA anticodon matches the mRNA codon, GTP hydrolysis results; the inactive EF-Tu-GDP leaves the ribosome and release of GDP is promoted by elongation factor Ts; many prokaryotes have two copies of the gene encoding EF-Tu): EMVMPGDNVSVTGELISPIAMEQGLRFAVREGGKTVGSGVVTEILA; encoded by the coding sequence GGAAATGGTCATGCCGGGGGATAACGTGAGTGTGACGGGTGAATTGATCAGCCCGATCGCCATGGAGCAGGGGCTCCGCTTTGCGGTGCGCGAGGGCGGCAAGACGGTCGGCTCCGGCGTGGTCACCGAGATTCTGGCGTAA